The following coding sequences are from one Defluviitalea raffinosedens window:
- a CDS encoding 3'-5' exoribonuclease YhaM family protein: MRYLKDIRDGEQVIGHYLCKQKQTLKSRTGKPYISLKLQDKTGLVDAKIWDIHNEIEEFEENSFIKIDGIVSVFQGEYQISIRRLRLSMEGEYDPMDYVPCTDKDINGMLEKLRGYIDKVENPYIKKLLQSFFVEDEAFLSKFTYHSAARSVHHSYMGGLLEHTLSVVEYANFLSHYYSSSNHDIVIAGAMLHDIGKIEELSDFPMNDYTDLGQLLGHIMIGAEMVGKKISQIKNFPPNLEALIKHCILAHHGEFEYGSPKRPKTIEAMIIHCADNTDAKIKLFDEAIMGDHSKGSWVGFNRMLGRNIRKSDF; encoded by the coding sequence ATGCGGTATTTAAAGGACATTAGAGATGGCGAACAGGTAATAGGACATTACCTTTGCAAACAGAAGCAAACCTTAAAGTCAAGAACAGGGAAGCCTTACATATCCCTAAAGCTGCAGGATAAAACAGGTTTGGTGGATGCAAAGATTTGGGATATACACAATGAGATCGAGGAATTTGAGGAAAACTCTTTTATAAAGATAGATGGAATTGTCAGTGTATTTCAAGGGGAATATCAGATCAGTATTCGAAGGCTCAGGCTTAGTATGGAAGGGGAATATGATCCTATGGACTATGTTCCCTGTACGGATAAAGATATCAACGGAATGCTTGAAAAATTAAGAGGATATATAGATAAAGTTGAAAATCCATATATTAAAAAGTTGCTTCAAAGCTTTTTTGTGGAGGATGAAGCTTTTTTAAGCAAATTCACATATCATTCCGCTGCACGAAGTGTGCACCACAGCTATATGGGAGGATTACTGGAACATACCTTATCTGTTGTGGAATATGCGAATTTTTTATCTCATTATTACTCCAGTTCCAATCATGACATCGTGATTGCCGGTGCAATGCTCCATGATATTGGAAAGATAGAAGAACTGTCTGATTTTCCGATGAATGATTATACGGATCTTGGACAGCTTTTAGGACATATTATGATTGGAGCAGAGATGGTAGGGAAGAAAATCAGCCAGATAAAGAATTTCCCTCCTAATTTGGAAGCGCTTATAAAGCATTGCATTTTGGCACATCATGGAGAATTTGAATATGGTTCTCCCAAACGTCCCAAAACCATTGAAGCCATGATTATTCATTGTGCAGATAATACGGATGCTAAGATTAAACTATTCGATGAAGCCATTATGGGGGATCATTCCAAGGGCAGCTGGGTTGGCTTTAACAGAATGCTGGGAAGAAATATTAGAAAGAGCGATTTTTAA
- a CDS encoding response regulator transcription factor, translated as MSSKMKILIVDDDVHIAELISLYLDKEGYETKEVYSGKTALQVFSSFAPHLVILDIMLPEIDGYDVCKEIRKMSNIPIIMLTAKGETFDKVLGLELGADDYIVKPFEPKELVARVKAVLRRYEPREENSRKIIVPNLTIDLGNYSVTYHGKQMELPPKELELLYFLASNPNQVFTREQLLDRIWGYDYIGDTRTVDVHIKRIREKLNQKETWSIKTVWGVGYKFENI; from the coding sequence TTGTCTTCCAAAATGAAAATATTAATAGTAGATGATGATGTACACATTGCTGAGTTGATTTCCCTTTATCTTGATAAAGAAGGGTATGAAACAAAGGAAGTCTATAGCGGAAAAACTGCCTTGCAGGTATTTTCATCTTTTGCACCTCATCTGGTTATACTGGATATAATGCTTCCTGAAATTGATGGATACGATGTTTGCAAAGAAATACGAAAAATGAGCAACATTCCTATTATCATGCTGACGGCTAAAGGAGAAACTTTCGATAAAGTTTTAGGACTGGAACTGGGGGCGGATGATTATATCGTAAAACCTTTTGAACCCAAAGAATTAGTTGCCAGAGTTAAAGCTGTATTAAGAAGATATGAGCCCAGAGAAGAAAACAGCAGAAAAATTATTGTACCTAATCTTACTATTGATTTAGGAAATTATTCTGTGACCTATCATGGAAAACAGATGGAGCTTCCTCCGAAAGAACTGGAGCTTTTATATTTTCTTGCATCTAATCCAAATCAGGTATTTACAAGGGAGCAGCTCTTAGACCGCATTTGGGGATATGATTATATTGGAGATACCAGAACAGTAGACGTGCATATCAAAAGAATAAGAGAGAAATTGAATCAAAAAGAAACCTGGAGTATAAAAACAGTTTGGGGGGTAGGTTATAAATTTGAAAATATCTAA
- a CDS encoding S1C family serine protease: MDEFHGMDREKEIDEGIIDVNETRTVDVEPHYYTQTIKTETKKPRFKKMTALLIALGIVVGGSSVGLGIGLAKPFNELLLQPALQALNEKYFGNTQVEEDMEEPFSFDNIKTSEGEEGSAEIAPVSYLSGQVSIPEIAKKIGPSVVSIKSRYTVTDWWNAQYQQEGTGSGIIFNVTSNEVMIVTNYHVIEKAQNLVVTFLGSYSAPATVVGADSQTDLAVVKVLKSDLPDEIRGQVKAAPFGDSDELEVGELAVAIGNPLGEAYSNTVTAGVISALNRTVQLTDKEMTLIQTDAAINPGNSGGALVGSKGAVIGINTVKLVDTSVEGMGFAIPINDAKPIIEELVNKGSVSRPYLGILGQDITEDTAQLYEIPIGVLVREVYQGSGAYAAGIRAGDIIIEFDGHKITTMAQLTKIIESHKVGDKIQVKIVRGGTTKKTVTVQLQDKSKVNR, translated from the coding sequence ATGGATGAATTTCATGGAATGGACCGAGAGAAAGAAATTGATGAAGGTATTATAGACGTAAATGAAACGCGTACAGTAGATGTTGAACCTCATTACTATACTCAAACTATTAAAACAGAAACGAAAAAGCCAAGATTCAAGAAGATGACGGCTCTTTTGATCGCTCTTGGAATAGTTGTAGGGGGATCGTCAGTAGGACTGGGCATAGGGTTGGCAAAACCATTTAATGAACTCTTACTGCAACCGGCATTACAAGCACTTAACGAGAAATACTTTGGCAATACACAAGTAGAAGAAGATATGGAAGAACCATTTTCATTTGATAATATTAAAACCAGTGAGGGAGAAGAAGGTTCGGCTGAAATAGCTCCTGTATCCTATTTATCGGGACAAGTAAGTATTCCTGAAATTGCCAAAAAAATAGGTCCTTCAGTGGTATCAATTAAAAGCCGTTATACGGTAACTGATTGGTGGAATGCACAATACCAACAGGAAGGTACCGGTTCAGGTATTATATTTAATGTTACTTCAAATGAAGTAATGATTGTGACCAATTACCATGTTATTGAAAAAGCACAAAATCTGGTGGTTACCTTTTTAGGAAGTTATTCCGCACCGGCAACTGTAGTAGGAGCAGATTCTCAAACTGACTTAGCAGTCGTAAAAGTATTAAAAAGTGATTTGCCGGATGAAATTAGAGGACAGGTTAAAGCTGCTCCTTTTGGAGATTCTGATGAATTAGAAGTAGGAGAACTGGCAGTAGCTATAGGGAACCCCTTGGGAGAAGCTTACAGCAATACAGTTACTGCAGGAGTAATCAGTGCGCTCAATCGTACCGTCCAGCTTACAGATAAAGAAATGACTTTAATTCAGACAGATGCAGCAATCAACCCCGGAAACAGCGGTGGAGCTTTAGTGGGAAGCAAAGGAGCAGTGATTGGGATTAATACTGTCAAATTAGTTGATACCAGTGTTGAAGGCATGGGTTTTGCAATTCCAATTAATGATGCAAAACCGATTATTGAAGAATTAGTGAACAAAGGCTCTGTTTCAAGACCTTATCTTGGTATTCTGGGACAAGATATAACGGAGGATACAGCTCAATTATACGAAATTCCTATAGGTGTTTTAGTGCGTGAAGTATATCAAGGCAGTGGAGCTTATGCAGCAGGAATCAGAGCAGGAGATATCATTATTGAATTTGACGGACATAAGATTACAACTATGGCACAGCTGACAAAGATTATAGAATCTCATAAAGTAGGGGATAAAATTCAAGTTAAGATCGTAAGAGGAGGAACCACAAAGAAAACTGTTACAGTTCAGCTTCAGGATAAAAGTAAAGTAAATCGTTAA
- a CDS encoding PspA/IM30 family protein yields MGIFNRMVNVIKANINDLIDKAEDPEKMLEQLILDMQEQYTAAKAQVAQAIADEKKLEREYEEQLKLQNEWAEKAELAVSQQNDDLAIKALKRKKEHEKLAEEYKIHLDDQKQVTEKLKNSLKELNDKIEEAKRKKELLIARSKRAKAQETVNKTFSELNDTSAFDSFARMESKIEAMEDKVKAQEELNNEVSENTLDKEFEQLEKARQDLDVMDELAALKAKMGK; encoded by the coding sequence ATGGGAATTTTTAACAGGATGGTTAATGTAATTAAAGCAAATATTAATGACTTGATTGATAAGGCAGAAGATCCGGAAAAAATGCTGGAGCAGCTCATACTGGATATGCAGGAACAATATACTGCTGCAAAAGCCCAAGTAGCGCAGGCAATTGCTGATGAAAAGAAATTGGAAAGAGAGTATGAAGAACAGCTGAAACTTCAAAATGAATGGGCTGAGAAAGCAGAACTGGCTGTTAGTCAGCAAAATGACGATTTAGCAATTAAAGCTTTAAAAAGAAAGAAAGAGCATGAAAAGCTTGCAGAAGAATATAAAATACATTTGGATGACCAAAAACAAGTTACAGAAAAATTAAAGAATTCTCTTAAGGAACTTAATGATAAAATAGAAGAAGCAAAGAGGAAAAAGGAATTATTGATTGCCAGATCCAAAAGAGCTAAAGCCCAGGAAACAGTTAATAAAACCTTTTCAGAATTAAATGATACCAGCGCATTTGATAGTTTTGCAAGAATGGAGTCTAAAATAGAAGCAATGGAAGATAAGGTGAAAGCTCAGGAAGAATTAAATAACGAGGTGTCGGAAAATACATTGGATAAAGAATTTGAGCAGCTGGAAAAAGCAAGACAGGATTTAGACGTGATGGATGAGTTGGCTGCCCTTAAGGCGAAAATGGGCAAATAG
- a CDS encoding sensor histidine kinase — MKISKTLFGKLFTAYMGIILGSFILLAAILSQAFERYFINQKEEIMLEQGEKITMQYAKAYYTGIMDLEQLKFEMEVLDKYLDSMIWIVDANGRIYVVSRTENKSWIGQKLTFAHISEVFEGKIVTIKGNFGGYFKEPVLTIGYPIQIDGKTYGALFMHTPIPEIQRTVQELYKITLLCLGLSGLLAFMFIYYLSRRITNPLKEMNEVAKVIAGGDFQRKLDVIGEDEVAELAGSFNYMAEELNKLEELRRGFIANISHDLRSPLTSIQGFVQAILDGTIPQEKQTKYLEIVLDETRRLTKMTNDIMDLTKMESGQMELKKDQFEVNDLIRRVLDKFEKRVLDKKVELNLILAEERTMVFADREQIQRVIYNLLDNAVKFVPEEGKIWVETTRASNKVFISVKNSGDPIPQEDLLYIWDRFHKGDKSRGKDKTGMGLGLSIVKQILKNHGEAIKVENLEEGVAFTFTLELKN, encoded by the coding sequence TTGAAAATATCTAAGACCCTCTTTGGAAAACTTTTTACTGCATATATGGGAATCATTTTAGGAAGTTTTATTCTGCTGGCTGCGATTTTATCCCAAGCTTTTGAAAGGTATTTTATCAACCAAAAAGAAGAGATCATGCTGGAGCAGGGAGAAAAAATAACAATGCAGTATGCGAAAGCATATTATACAGGAATCATGGACTTAGAACAGCTCAAATTCGAAATGGAAGTGTTGGACAAATATTTGGATTCTATGATTTGGATTGTGGATGCCAACGGCAGAATTTATGTAGTTTCAAGAACAGAAAATAAATCCTGGATAGGTCAAAAGTTAACATTTGCACATATTTCTGAAGTATTTGAAGGGAAAATAGTTACGATCAAAGGAAATTTCGGAGGCTACTTTAAAGAACCTGTACTTACTATAGGTTATCCAATTCAAATAGACGGTAAAACTTATGGTGCATTGTTTATGCATACCCCTATCCCTGAAATTCAAAGAACTGTACAAGAATTATATAAAATTACTTTGTTATGCCTAGGATTGTCCGGATTACTTGCCTTTATGTTTATATACTATTTATCCAGGCGGATTACAAATCCATTGAAAGAAATGAACGAAGTAGCCAAGGTAATTGCCGGAGGAGACTTCCAAAGGAAACTCGATGTTATTGGAGAAGATGAAGTGGCTGAATTGGCTGGCAGCTTTAATTATATGGCGGAGGAGCTGAATAAGTTAGAAGAATTAAGGCGAGGATTTATTGCAAATATATCTCATGACCTTCGCTCACCGCTTACGTCGATTCAAGGCTTTGTACAAGCCATATTGGACGGAACCATTCCACAGGAAAAACAGACGAAATACCTTGAAATCGTGTTAGATGAAACGCGCCGGCTTACTAAAATGACAAATGACATCATGGATTTAACTAAGATGGAAAGCGGGCAAATGGAATTAAAAAAAGATCAGTTTGAAGTCAATGATCTGATCAGAAGAGTATTGGATAAATTTGAAAAGAGAGTATTGGATAAAAAGGTTGAGCTTAATTTAATATTAGCCGAAGAAAGAACCATGGTTTTTGCGGACAGGGAGCAGATCCAAAGAGTCATCTATAATCTTTTGGATAATGCGGTGAAATTCGTTCCGGAAGAAGGAAAGATATGGGTTGAAACAACCCGCGCTAGTAATAAGGTATTTATATCTGTCAAGAATAGCGGTGATCCTATTCCACAGGAAGATTTGCTTTATATCTGGGACAGATTTCATAAAGGGGATAAATCCAGAGGAAAAGATAAGACCGGAATGGGTTTAGGGCTTTCGATTGTTAAGCAGATTCTTAAAAATCATGGGGAAGCGATTAAAGTAGAAAATCTTGAAGAAGGAGTAGCCTTTACCTTTACTTTGGAGCTGAAAAACTAA